The Nicotiana sylvestris chromosome 6, ASM39365v2, whole genome shotgun sequence genomic sequence GAATTCTTTTCCTTAGCAAAACCCTTGATTCTTACTTCTCTACTCGGTTTGATTGaacttcttgccttaattagtttccccttgccttatttattatttgctgattcttactgattgtttccttaattgaaactcatgttcattcacccctaattacctactctgtacctaagtcttacttgatttctttccttaaacatCTGTTCTACTTTTTACCGTTGATTGATTATCCTTTGATTAAGGGGAAAACTTACTGATTTATCCTTTGATTAAGGGGAAGACTTACTGATTTTACGTGACTGACTGATTTTGTGAATTTCCCTAATTGCTACATAATTgattctttactttattttgtttaactcttgattactatataaactccctcTTATTTTAACTTCCAGACACGAACATATAACATATAGTTCAAAACTACCACTTTTACACTCTAAAAAGGCTCTCTCTACTCTCCTTGCTACTTGTGACCTCTGTTGTTCTAGTCAGCTACAAGCCAAGGATGGAAATTGCACAATACCTTTCTCACATCTTGTGTTTTTTAttctttaactaggtatgcttctgattaattttaagaatcaaaacctatgtgtttacttactACTTTAGTCCATATGGCCTGAGTCCATTCTTGCCCCTATTTACTGCTTACCCAGCATGCCTAATACTGCCTATTCAAATATGTAATTAGCATGTTTTCACTTTACTTGCTTATTTGCTATCTTGTTTAACATGTATACATATGAAACTAATCATGTTTGATTGACTACTATTTATATAGCATTCCTAGACTCTGCCTTTGTGTAATTAGCATGCCTTCACCTGTTAATACTTGCCTAGCCTGCCCATCTAAGTCTTTTCCTGCTCTGCCTCACTCCTGCTAAGTTAATTACTCTCCCTAGAATGGCTTCAACATGTTTCTACTGTGATCTTTGCTACATGACTTGCATTCCAATTCTGTGGACCCCTTTAAGAGTTCTTTTAAGGTGTATCCTCTATGTTCCCGGCCCCTCTTCCCTTGTGTGATGGTTGTTTGCCAAAGTACTTCCTAAAACTGTTTGTTCTATGACTCATGTTCTAATTGCAAACTATCCTTTTACACTTTCCTCAAACTGTTTTATCACTAATGGTTTTCAGAAGTTCTTTTCAGTCCTAAGACCTTTGttttaaactctttcaaaccattatgcactTTCACTTACTCCTAGAATACTAGGtcatgcccctctggtatgtgtactgcttagagacccttgagatctctttgaactctAGCATATTAGGGTTGGCACTTCCAAACTGCAGAATaatcagttattatttgagaaaggtttaggtgtgagcactgtccgggattcttgaggtccttagggaactctgacacacctagacatgaaattggttatggaactttgggcatttgagactattggaggcttggaaatcactttgggcctacttcaggctccctatagcttaatttctgttctatctatgtaattttattaatcattggtctgtaatagttatttgtaaaataatagtagggtgattagtgaaaaagggagggtagttgtatattgtgggtaaattatgtagataacatgcctatagggtttatttttattcaattgtgtttgttagataatatgcaTATAGGATCTGCTTGGGTttaaataaattctgcatgttttactttcacacaattagaagccatgcctataggatctgaatcGGCTTTATAAtaagatatcatgcctatagggtgtaaagtaattgaagttcagtttCCATTACAACATGTATTCAAATTCGTCTCcgtagaaatcatgcatataagaTCAAAATCAACTTTTactaattagataccatgcctattggATTTAAAATCAGctgtaatagaaatcatgcctataggatcttaaaaccagtttagttagacttaaaatcagtttgactcgtgcTCGTCAGTtctgaatcagattaaataaCCTACTTTTTCGTATTACTCAATATCACTAGAAATTATGTCTATAGGACCCCAAATAGCCCGTTTAAAAATTGTTTACTGTTTTACTGTattcctaatcagtaatagataccatgctcataggacatcaccatTATACgcataggcaagcctataggacgATTAAAAATCCTACAACTATAAAACCGTGTTCTGTTATCTGTGACTGCTCATAATCAACTTGtcaaaaatcagtaggcaagctgaataggtctttgacactttgttCCAAATTCAGTACTGCATGTTctttgctcacctagatatcatgctatacggttttctcttaaatacctgaaaatgttgtttgagacgtgcacttacttgtgcTGTTTGTGGAGTTAAATGCGAGCCTTTAATTGTcccctctttaaatgcagtcctaattgttttgattgacgcctagatttttctcctatAAGTACTTTAGGATGGTCTaaaactacctaaattagaggtcctaaatacctccaggaccaccaggaagggacgagtagtgcacgcataggacatctttcaaggttgctagaacgctttaggctatgaccaaggggagggaatggggtagtaaggatatgataactacgcgctaatgtcatgtgtagcccctcactgaggagtgattatcgggcattgtgtgagtatgatcctataggctaaccaacctaggacccctctttcccaactcccgttGTTTAACTAAAgttacttttctttatatatgtgcgACTTGTTCAAGCCTTTTCCCCCtgtttcattacttgaatcatacatgtgcttAGAATGTTAAGACATGCCTTTACTTGCAAGTACGTGTTAAAACTGTTCATTTGCAAaaggactaattcacataatttatgttcggtcgggacccaccgttgtagaCCGCGAGGGGTgattaacaccttcccctcaaggttatttccagaccttaccctaatctctggtaatgcaaactagatacatgagttaatcgctctaggtgccctaacacatcATAATCtgttaggtagcgactcttcaaatacccaattcccaaaaggaaacgagttatttcccATGAaagtcgaaacccggacttccccgtcaaaaagggaaaaagggagacccgacagcatggcgactctgctagggatattttacgctcttaccataatgaattTATCTTTtgcaaattagtccaagcatgctctattACACGTACCCTTTCCCTTTAATTGAATTTAACTgtttattttcaagcatttatgattcttttattcctgaaactgacttgtctctttgttttcttttctgtaactgtctttcaattatttaaatactgcatttatcattttcttacgtgcaaacacttgacaacatgctatttattgttgcataaatcatgctcaacatcatactccactcgtgcgtaattaatCTTATAGCAACTCTTGATGAGTGTttgtgctcttcctatttatcaccctttaaattcagaaaggcgtatttgcggtaaaactagccGATCAGTGGTGCATTTGGCGGTTCCGTGCCTTtacccctcaagttgtccacttgagggtccCAATTTAGACCTCTATAGTAACCTTACTTTGATTAAATTATacatgcatgcatcatggtcaaacctagtcgcgTTAATATGTTATCCATATAATAagcctttaagacaagccttgtccaaagtccatcgggttttacataatcccaacggacgtaaccacgattatgcacattaatttggagaaataaatgccaatatgctaatcattactgtataaatagacgaacctagAGGGGGAAATGGCTTGACTCtgtttgttttgtagaaaatgaggcacgaggtccccagattcggtatggttagcacaccctcactcttgctagattggtggaaggATCTTCCTTCGTGTGATCAAAAccatgtgaaacgagtcttaggaAACTTGCCTTCTTTGATGGACCTTCAGCTCAACAAAATGCTGATTGAGCTGtaactatgttttgggacaaggaaagggcCGTGCTCCATTTTggaaacatagaaatgacaccactttTAGAAGAAATAGGGGATTTGCTGGGTTACCTTGGGATAGCCCTAATCTGTTGGCACCTAAAAATCACACTGCTAGGGCATTTCTGAAGATGGTAGGGCTAAAGAAAAAGGACAACTTGAAATGcctaaaggactcctacataccttttgagttcctttatgaaagatacggtcacaacAGTTCCTACCGTATTTTTGACGATGAGTTCTCAATCAATTATTTAGGTTGGATTCATCATAGGGTCTTCGTGTTTATCAtatgtttcttgggcatgctagtattcccaatccaaggggatatGATCCATACTAGGTTAGCCATGGTGACTAAAACTCTGATGGACGGGATCGAAGGGGAGACATACACTATcatccctatgatcattgcagacatgcACCAGGCTTTGGAGCGATGTCAGAAGGGGTTCaggttcttcgagggttgcaaatTGCTGCTACAGgtctggttgttggaacatctccaaaagggacaatACCGTCAAGAGTTTTCGCGAAGGCTGTGGAATGATCATATAaccttccatcatcccaaaagaatgaactaCATTCCATACATGTTTGCTCAGCCGGAGGACGTTGTGGTATGGGCATagatttttgaaaatttgactgaggatcaaatccagtggatgttcgagtggttccctactgatgAATTCATCATCAGGTCCAGGTATTTtccacacttggtgttgatcgggttgaggggcatatacccttacacTCCTCTCAGGGTTATAAGACAAGCATGAAGGAGACAAATCATACCACGAGTCGCtaaaatgagtcatttcaggTCCAGTTTCTAAGGTGACGCCATCCCGTATAAGAATGAAGCGCAACACATGTGGACCTTAAAGATTATTATAGAGAAGGATACTATTTAGCAAGACCGATATCACGCGGGCCACTCATACCTATACCCTTCTTGGTTGGAGGACAACATAACTGGGGTCGTTGAGCCAAGGGTTGGGCCAGGAAATAGGGTTATAGACGAGGTTGCTGAGgcagaggtgaagtacaacaagctgcggAAAAGACGAGTTTGAAGCCAAGCACATGACACTACAAAAAGCTAACATGGAGATAATTAACGAATGGAAAGAAAGAGCCGCTAAATCCAGCGAAAGGTtggaatacctggagtacagtTTAATATAgttggaagggaagatgagaaaaagggtcactgactgccaaaacgctgaaggaaacgaaggagggCATCTTGCAAGGGCATTCCTGCTACTGAACCTGCACGAGttgggagagttgatcgacaagagcatccagtctggagggggtccttctgggaccaagtagattagatttatttgttttcctttcaaatgtaataaggccaagagcCATTAGTGACAGTATCTCATTTAGTTTCGTTTTGGTTCGTTtacttttactttatgaaatgaggcaattattagcactaaatttctccaaatttatttgtcgctaggcctacctcgggcataacgaggctcccaaattatgatgcgaatttacattcccacaatatgtgtttaaatattgcaaacatttcagaatccctACTGACttatttacctttttgttttgctTTATTTCTTATTCCCATTCCataaggttggttcgctcatactggcatcatcagcgtatcacaccagatctagaggccctccacctcctcatCCTCAAAGCAATataaaaggcaaaggaaaagcaaaaatggacgacttaagtggtattcgaaagatAATGCTGAGAACATAGAAACTttagacggtcggagtactccggcacctAATGATCTAGCcttgaggttggaacaaaagatattggaccTACAAGGAGAGCTTGAGAAGGTCCCcaatttggcaaacttgtcactcacctgaatgtccccgacatcaaccaataAAACACAAAAAACctagcacctccccaaaacacaccaaaccaacatccgCAAAACCCTTCTGCACTACATCAATACGCAACCCCACCCAAAATCTTAATCCCCTACCACTACCAACTCTGCCACAACCCTACCATTAACCAATTCATTACCCACCAATCGCCACTTATCATATTCCCCAGaatacaccacaacccattcccgaccCTTAAAACTCTACCAATGACCACCATTACACCCAGGCACCTGACACTCACTAGAACTACCCTATATATGTAGAAACCGttcctcactctatccaaccaatctcctatacccTAGAATCCTccaagaaggacctgctcattaaaaacatggctgaagtaCTGAAGAAGTTGACGAATCGAGTTTAGGGTTTCGAAAATGGAaagggaatagaaggtttgaactatgaagacctatgcatacagctaGATGTAGAATTgccagagggatacaaacctcccaagttcgagatgtttgacaatacaggtgatcccagggtttatctgaggacctattgtgacaagcttgtcggggtcagGAAAGAcgaaaaaatccgtatgaaactctttgtgaggagtcttactggagatgctttgtcctggtacatcagccaagatcccaagaaatggtccaattgggtgagtatggtctcagatttcatggaccggttcaatacagagaatgcaccagatgttttttACAtctagaatcttaagaagaaattGACCGAAAccttccgtgagtatgctactcgttggaggtcggaagaggccaaggtcaggccatctttagaagaggaacagatgaacaagttgtTCATCGGAGCACAAGATCCGTAGTATTATGAAAGATTGacggttattgaaaaccataaattctctgatatcatcaagcttggggaaagaattgaggaaggcatcaagAGCGGGATattaacaaattttgaggcactacaggccacaaataaggcattacaatcaggcagCATATCAAAAAGAGAGAcattggggcagtaatggtggctcagggcccataatctccacttacatatcaaacacctccacccacataccaagcgtcactacccacataccaagcaccaccacccacatatcaacctttatcccctagatattcccaaacagccactgcctatcatacctataattcccaaccatctcatttccaatcacgtccaactcgccaaaattttcCAAGACCACGACAAACTTTGACCGCAATCCACCTAGATAGTACAccactattgctgaacccatcgaccaattgtatgaaaagTTGAATgccactggttatgtcacccctattcctgctgtggcattagataatccatcccaataggtcaacccaaacaaaacctgtgcataccattctggtatgaaagggcacaccactaacgagtgccaaacattgaaagacaagatccaaatgctgattgacaacaaggtcatgcAGGCGAAGGAAGCCACACCCAATGTCCGGAACAACcctctccctgatcatagaggttgTGGGGTACATATGATAGAGACGAACGAAGAGTGGGATCCTGAGGgatcaatcgggcttattcgagaaggcgatgactttaaatttgcagtcacactcactcccATTGTAGTACAGACTCAGTTACCAATCAAAGTTGagataactgcatcagttccgtttgaggtagaggtagctccgcTTGCGGCCACCCCTGTTCTATTTGAAGTGGAAGTgtccacacctttcacagtgatagTATCAACCACATCTCTTttcgactcaaaagcaataccctgggattatgttgccgagacTAGGTGAAAAGGGAAGGTAGAGATGGAGGAATCCAATGCTGCGCAGGGAATGACCAGGACCGGGAGAATCTATACACcagaacacttgggaggaccaagtaaggatgcttCTACCAAGCAGTTTGTCATCAAAATAgggccagatgacctttggaggaaagtgcaagcaagggaatattccgtcatcgatcatttgaacaaaaccccagctcagatatccatactGTCACTGTttcaaaattcagaggcacatacgaatgctttaatgaaggtgttgagtgaagcctacgtgcccaacaatatcaATTGTGGAGagatggctaatatggtagggcaggtgctggaaagtcacaagataatcttccacaaagatgagttgccacctgaagggttgaatcacaatagagcattgcatatcatagtgcaatttgaagacaagttcatttccAGGGGGAGGTTAAATCCTCAATATTTTTCCGTTAGATACTCTAAAAATACTGGgaaaaggtttccatgaaatacgggcagggagcatgaatgtgaaagctttcgatgggtcccaaagggccacgattggagaGATTAATATTTGTctacaaatggggccaacttggttcgaggttgaatttcaggtgctcgacatattagcctcatacaatctcctgttaggccgaccatggatacatgccgctggggccatggcttccacactacatcaagtcgtgaaatttgaatggaaccatcaggaggtgatcattcacggagatgggagtaacccaatttacaccagtcaaaccatcccggttattaGAAACAGAAGAAGGTTGGGAGGGGAGACCTACCATAATATCAAATGTGTCAATGCCATCAAAAAGGATAAATGGTGGaccaacaaaatagaaagcatactggcatggtctgggtatgaacccggcaaggggcttgggaagaatctccagtgTATAACTAAGCCGATACAGTTGAAGCGTCACAGTACTACCTTCGGGcttggataccagtatacatggcaagagtatcaTGATTGGTTGCCTCCACGGcatggaccttattaccctctcgatcaaccagtgccacatctggaTCAGGCTTTTCACCAAGTTGACACAATATGTGGAACTGCAGAAGAGGAAACATTAGTTGGGCTGAggaatctgttcttggaggatgaggacatggactacagtgcaataattgaggaggaggaggaagaaagcCTCACTATTCaaactgtggagaagggagctattctcaggaactggaccgccatACCATCCCAGGCCcgtcgagtccctgggtagcttggtagATTTCATTCCTATAGCCAttttaggcatttaagattttcaataatttgtttttaatattcaattatttcaaaataaatgctcgattcatcgagttgtacccgtttggatgttttaagtattaatcaaatgaattgctctttattatttattgttatctttcatatttttctttctacaatattattgttacttttcctgatgaaccggtgactgtgacatgtaatgaggcaacacaacatgagaatagtgattcggatgaagaagatgaggtaCCTAAGGAAGTTGTGAGggaagttgaaaattttgagaataagcctaagtctaacctggacgagaccgaaatagtaaatttgggggacgccgAGACTGTCAAGAGACTCGCATCAACATTCACttatcaccaacagagaaggaagagcacatctattttctaaaggaatatgaggacatttttgcatgtCCATATGATGACATCACCGGTTTTAGCACGTCCATAGTAGCTCAGTAATTCTTTGGAAAAGCCCGATTCTCTTTGTCTTCGAGCTTTCATTCCTCAATACACTGATTCCTTCCTTCATATACCTCCCCACCAATAGATAGAGCTTTAGAACGGTTTACTGAGACTCCGTTATACTAAAATAGAAAGAAGTTGGTTCcttcacaagttgcctactaatcccatgtgcccgccggtaaagcaaaaactcagaaagttcaaaccagatatgagcctgaaaaccAAGGAGGAGGTtaccaagcaaatcaaagccaaagttctcagggttgtTGAATACCCAACCTGgctagctaacattgtgccagtactgaagaaagatgggaaagtcaaagtatgtgttgactatcgggacttgaacaaagcaagtcccaaagacgacttccccctgccaaatatacacatcctgattgacaactACGCCAAGCacgaactccaatcctttgtggatttcTTCGCAGGCTACCGCCAGATTTGGActgatgaagaagatgcagagaaaacaactCTAATTACACCATGAGGGGTATAATGctataagatgatgccatttggacTAAAGAATGTTGGGGATACCTACATTAGAGCCATGAAAACtgtcttccatgatatgatacacaaagaaatagaggtgtatgtggacgacgtcattatcaaattcAAGAGGGCCACAGATTACATagcagatttgagaaagttcttcgacaggttaaggaggtacaacttgaaactgaaccccgtgAAGTGTGCATTCAGAGTCCCCgtaggaaagttactgggattcattatCAGTCATCAGGGGATCGAGTTGGATCAGTCTAAAGTAAAGGCTATTCAGGAATTACTGCCTCCTAGAAGCAAAAAGGAtgtaatgagcttcctaggatgtctcaactatatcagtcgcttcatagcacagtccatagtTATATgggaacccatcttcaagatgctaaggaaGGACGCcgaaacaagttggaccgaggattgtcaaaaagcttttgacaaaatcaaggagtacatgtccccaccaccagttttggtcctaCCAGAactaggacgacctttgctactctaattatctgtattggatggagccttcagatgtgttcTAGGACAATATGATGAGACAAggaggaaagagcaagccatatactacttgagtaagaagttcacgccTTACGAAGCACAATACTCTCTGCTTGAGCGCACTTGACTTGGATGGCCTAGAAGTTGAGgaattacttctgtgcctatactacatacctcatattcAGGATGGACCCTtagaagtatatatttcagaaacctatgcggACTGGAAAGTtagccaaatggcagatactattgagtgagttcgatatcatctacataactcaaaaggcggtcaaagggcaagcattggcagatcatcttgctgaaaatttggtgggaggagaatacgaacccaaccttgaaaacgtattttcctgatgaagaggtgtcatttataggagaggacattaccaaagcatacgacggttggaggatgttctttgacggagctacaaatttcaaaggagtgggcattgaagtagttttggtatcagaaaaaGGTCAACATTATTCGGTATccactaaactcagatttccctgcaccaacaacatgacagaatatgaagcctgcatactaggactcaacatggcaatcgacatgaatattcaagagttgctggtaatcggtgatttagatttgctcgtgcaccaggtacaaggagaatgggccaccaaaAATTCTAAGATATTTTCATATCTGAACCATGTGcatgaattgagaaagaggttcatgaagatagagttccgacatatgcctagaattcagaatgagtttgccgatgcattggccactttatcatccatgatacaacacccaaACAGGAATTATATTGATCCTATCCCAGTAAGAATTCATAATCAGCATGCATACTacgctcatgtcgaagaagaaacagatgaaaaaccttggttccatggcatcaaggagtatttggcgaaaggagaatatccggagcatgcaaacaATACTCAGAAACACACACTCTGGAgtttgtccaatcacttcttccacagcggaggaaattTGTACAGGaaaactcctgatttgggactgcTAAGATGTGTTAacgcaaaagaggcttctaagctacttgaggagatacatgctgggacatgcggcccacatatgaatggttttgtcttagccaagaagatactcagggctggttacttttggatgaccatggagacagactatgtccagtatgtccgcaaatacTACCAGTaccaagtgcatgccgatatgataaaagtaccgccaaacaagctcaatgcaacaagctcaccttggccattcgtcgcctggggaatggatgtcattagTCCAATAGAGCCTAGTGCTGCAAATGGGCACgtgtttattctagtagccattgattatttcacaaaatgggtagaggctgcatcttacaaagttgtgaccaagaagtcgtcgcagattttgtcaaagatcgtattatttgccgattcggagttcccgggtccattattactgataatgccgccaatatcaatagtgatttgatgaaagccatgtgtgaaaatttcaaaatcaagcacaataattccacaacctatagacctcaaatgaatggagcagtagaagccgccaataaaaacatcaagaagatactaaggaagatggtagaaaaccacaaacaatggcatgagaagctaccctttgctttgttgggataccacACCACAGTTcgtacatcaaccggggcaactccctatatgctggtttatggtacggaggttgtcatcccagccgtggtagagattccttctttaagaatcatacaggaagctgaactcagtgatgcataattgataaggatccgctatgaacaattggcccttatagatggaaaaaggatgaacgcaATATGTCCCAGACAACTTTATAAGAATAGAatatccagagctttcaacaaaagggtcaaaccaagacaatttgcACCATGACaactggtgctgaagaagatcttcccacatcaagatgaatccAAAGGGAAAATCTCTCCCAGCTGGCAAGGCCCATACAaggttcacagggtgctgacagGAAGAGCACtaatacttgcagaaatggacggagaaatttgTCCAAAACCAAtaaattcagatgcagtcaacagatactatgcttagactatttatatttactcatatgatgtaattgaactacgcttgacctgattctcatttaataggggatacgtaggcagccttatgggttcagtcatatcataataaatttcCATTCCCCCCCAAGATcataaactagggcagaattttgaggaggaccctcaaaattccgaagtaagtCCAGCTAATGTCAACAGATACCAGATAGTCAGAAATCGATTaagaaactgaggcagaattttgagaaggattctcaaaattccaaggAAGGATCAACGAGGCTCATTACCCGCAAACAACagaaggatcatctaccaaactggggcagaattttgaggaggaccctcaaaattccaacatgagaaagctgcaatgtctctgaaatgtgttacaatcactagttcatctaaaaatcacttgatatat encodes the following:
- the LOC138871087 gene encoding uncharacterized protein translates to MNIQELLVIGDLDLLVHQVQGEWATKNSKIFSYLNHVHELRKRFMKIEFRHMPRIQNEFADALATLSSMIQHPNRNYIDPIPVRIHNQHAYYAHVEEETDEKPWFHGIKEYLAKGEYPEHANNTQKHTLWSLSNHFFHSGGNLYRKTPDLGLLRCVNAKEASKLLEEIHAGTCGPHMNDIVDPKRAIWLTKKAAEEGEEEEEEEEEEEEEEEEEEEEEEEKYNYGKFFEVETRAMPWLP